The following proteins are encoded in a genomic region of Bubalus kerabau isolate K-KA32 ecotype Philippines breed swamp buffalo chromosome 15, PCC_UOA_SB_1v2, whole genome shotgun sequence:
- the LOC129629130 gene encoding olfactory receptor 51I2-like, which produces MFPSWSFANISFFQPHAFLMIGIPGLEDIHGWISILFFSMYTAALTGNCLILLALRRTLSLHQPMYYFLSMLALTDVGLTLATMPTTLAVLWFDHRLIGFNTCLVQMFFLHFFSVVESSVLLAMSFDRFVAISNPLRYASVLTNNVIIRIGLAIVARATVSLFPLPFLLKRLNFCPGKILLSHSFCFHADVMKRACADITVNIIYGLYVVLSTMGIDSLLIVLSYTLILHTVMRLASPRERIRALNTCVSHTLAVLVFFIPVIGVSMIHRFGRHLPPIVHALVAYVYLGVPPVLNPVIYSVKSKPIRKAMLRVLREKRKG; this is translated from the coding sequence ATGTTCCCTTCCTGGTCCTTTGCCAACATCTCCTTCTTCCAGCCACATGCTTTCCTGATGATTGGCATCCCAGGCCTGGAGGACATTCATGGCTGGATCTCCATCCTCTTCTTCTCCATGTACACTGCGGCCCTCACAGGAAACTGCCTGATCCTCTTGGCTCTGAGGAGGACCCTCAGCCTGCACCAGCCCATGTACTACTTCCTGTCCATGCTGGCCCTCACCGACGTGGGCCTCACCTTGGCCACAATGCCCACCACACTGGCTGTGCTCTGGTTTGACCATCGGCTCATTGGCTTCAACACCTGTCTGGTCCAGATGTTCTTCCTCCACTTCTTCTCCGTGGTGGAGTCCTCGGTGCTCCTGGCCATGTCATTTGATCGCTTTGTGGCCATCTCCAACCCCCTGCGCTATGCCTCTGTCCTCACAAACAATGTCATCATCAGGATTGGGCTGGCCATTGTGGCCCGAGCCACTGTGTCCCTCTTCCCATTGCCCTTCTTACTAAAGAGACTGAACTTTTGCCCTGGCAAGATCCTCCTGTCCCACTCATTCTGTTTCCATGCAGATGTCATGAAACGAGCCTGTGCTGACATTACTGTCAATATCATTTATGGGCTGTATGTGGTTCTGTCCACGATGGGAATAGACTCCTTGCTTATTGTGCTGTCCTACACCCTTATTCTTCATACAGTGATGAGGCTGGCCTCTCCCAGGGAGCGTATCCGGGCCCTCAACACTTGTGTTTCTCATACTTTAGCCGTTCTGGTTTTCTTCATCCCAGTCATAGGTGTGTCCATGATCCACCGTTTTGGGAGACACCTTCCCCCCATAGTACACGCCCTTGTTGCCTACGTGTACCTGGGGGTGCCCCCTGTGCTCAACCCCGTCATCTACAGTGTCAAGTCCAAGCCCATCAGGAAGGCCATGCTCAGAGTgctgagagagaagaggaaaggctGA